GGAGCACGCACGATGGCATTCGGTCGGCTTGAGCGCTCGCAGGAATCCAAGCCGATGAGCGACATCAACGTCACGCCGCTGGTGGATGTGATGCTGGTGCTGGTGGTGATCTTCATCCTCACCGCGCCGCTGCTGGCCAGCGCGATTCGCCTTGACCTGCCGCGCACCGATGGCGCGCAGCCCGGCGCGGCGGTTGAAAAGCCGGTGACCGTCGCCATCGACGCGGCCGGAAAAATCTACCTGAACGACGACGCGCTGGAGCCGCAAGCGCTCGGCGACCGTTTGCGGCAGATCGCGTCGCAGCGCGTCGATTCCGAAGTGCAATTGCGTGCCGACACCACCGTGCCCTACGGCCGCGTGGTCGAGCTCATGGGCGAACTGAACAAGGCCGGGCTGCACCGCATCGCGTTCGTGACCGAGCCCGTCACCAAGCCGGTTACCAAGTCTGCCGCCAAGCCTGTGGTCGAAAAACCATAGCCTGCCAGCCTTCGCGCACCATTCGCGTATCGTTCGTTGATACTCAGCGTGTCGTTTCGTGACACCGCCAAGCGCAGGCACCGCGTGCCTTGCGCCCAGCCACTACATTCGTTCCGTGTCCTTTTGCAGGGAAAGATTGCATGCTTGCACAACAGT
This genomic stretch from Diaphorobacter sp. HDW4B harbors:
- a CDS encoding biopolymer transporter ExbD, with amino-acid sequence MAFGRLERSQESKPMSDINVTPLVDVMLVLVVIFILTAPLLASAIRLDLPRTDGAQPGAAVEKPVTVAIDAAGKIYLNDDALEPQALGDRLRQIASQRVDSEVQLRADTTVPYGRVVELMGELNKAGLHRIAFVTEPVTKPVTKSAAKPVVEKP